In the genome of Notamacropus eugenii isolate mMacEug1 chromosome 5, mMacEug1.pri_v2, whole genome shotgun sequence, one region contains:
- the ESD gene encoding S-formylglutathione hydrolase: MALKQISSNKCFEGFQKVYEHDSVELKCKMKFGIYLPPKAETEKCPVLYWLSGLTCTEQNFITKAGYHQAAAEHGLIVVAPDTSPRGCNIKGEDDSWDFGTGAGFYVNATEEPWKTNYRMYSYVIDELPKLINANFPADPKKISIFGHSMGGHGALICALKNPGKYKSVSAFAPICNPVLCPWGKKAFGGYLGSDQSKWEAYDATQLVKSYPDSQLDILIDQGKDDQFLKDGQLLPDNFIAACAERKIPVVFRLQEGYDHNYYFIATFMNDHIRHHAKYLNA; this comes from the exons ATGGCcttgaaacagatttccagcaaCAAGTGCTTTGAAGGTTTTCAGAAAGTTTATGAGCATGACAG TGTGGaactaaaatgcaaaatgaaatttgGAATCTACTTACCACCAAAGGCAGAAACTGAAAAATGTCCTGTACTTTATTGGCTGTCTG GTTTAACTTGCACAGAACAAAATTTTATCACAAAAGCTGGTTATCACCAAGCTGCAGCAGAGCATGGCCTCATTGTTGTTGCACCTGATACCAGTCCAC GTGGCTGTAATATTAAAGGAGAAGATGATAGCTGGGACTTTGGTACTGGTGCTGGTTTTTATGTGAATGCCACTGAAGAACCTTGGAAAACCAACTATAGGATGTACTCTTACGTAATAGATGAG CTGCCCAAGCTGATAAATGCCAATTTTCCAGCTGACCCAAAGAAGATATCTATTTTTGGCCATTCTATGGGAGGCCATGGAGCTCTGATTTGTGCTCTGAAGAATCCTGGAAAATACAAA TCTGTGTCAGCATTCGCTCCAATCTGCAATCCAGTACTCTGTCCTTGGGGGAAAAAGGCCTTTGGTGGATATTTAGGATCAGATCAAAGCAAGTGGGAG GCATATGATGCTACTCAACTTGTGAAATCTTACCCAGATTCTCAGTTGGACATATTAATCGATCAAGGCAAAGATGACCAGTTCCTTAAAGATGGGCAATTACTTCCTGACAACTTTATAGCTGCCTGTGCGGAGCGGAAAATTCCAGTTGTTTTTCGATTGCAAGAG